One Clavibacter zhangzhiyongii genomic region harbors:
- a CDS encoding type IV toxin-antitoxin system AbiEi family antitoxin has protein sequence MSPRLAPVLSVLDLPLAELCSARLDGEVYEVDACYSPVDELASPWLRAAALAAQVPSRLIAERSTAAWVHGAVRTPPRTHEYCVDSVARCHPPALRNVRIREVVLDERDTLVLAGLRVTTPLRTLCDIARTVADLTPRHRAACLGLLAMPGVTEAAAREHLAGCGALPDKRRALARLDELARLAATAEPGRDPSSSGAVSPR, from the coding sequence ATGTCGCCCCGCCTCGCCCCCGTCCTGTCCGTCCTCGACCTCCCGCTCGCCGAGCTCTGCTCCGCCCGTCTCGACGGGGAGGTGTACGAGGTCGACGCCTGCTACTCCCCCGTCGACGAGCTCGCGTCGCCGTGGCTCCGTGCCGCCGCCCTCGCCGCCCAGGTGCCGTCCCGCCTCATCGCCGAGCGGTCCACGGCCGCCTGGGTGCACGGCGCCGTCCGCACCCCGCCGCGCACGCACGAGTACTGCGTCGACAGCGTCGCCCGCTGCCACCCGCCGGCCCTGCGCAACGTCCGCATCCGCGAGGTGGTGCTCGACGAGCGCGACACGCTCGTGCTCGCCGGGCTCCGCGTCACGACGCCGCTGCGCACCCTGTGCGACATCGCGCGCACGGTCGCCGACCTGACGCCGCGCCACCGCGCCGCGTGCCTCGGCCTGCTCGCGATGCCGGGGGTCACCGAGGCCGCGGCCCGCGAGCACCTCGCCGGGTGCGGCGCCCTCCCCGACAAGCGCCGGGCGCTGGCCCGCCTCGACGAGCTGGCCCGCCTCGCGGCGACGGCCGAGCCGGGACGGGACCCGTCCTCCTCCGGAGCGGTCAGCCCCCGTTGA
- a CDS encoding DUF349 domain-containing protein — translation MADNDQTPWGRVDETGTVFLREGDGERAVGQYPDGTPEEALAYFQRKYTDLAGQVTLLEQRAKRGAPAADVSKAVAHLIEAVEGANAVGDLAALRGRLDVLAATVGELTEKQGEEQRQVVQGAIAERTAIVEETERLASQDFSKVQWKQLTAEVDALFSRWQQHQQTGPRLPKNEANELWKRFRTARSTIDTERKAFFAELDNAHKDARSKKQAIVEQARALEPQGVGGIPAYRRLLDEWKLAGRAGKRYDDALWAQFKAAGDVLYGAKAEVDAADDEEQQANLQAKLALLDEAEPILQITERTAARDKLTAVQLRWDAIGRVPRDSVKTVEDRLRKVETHVRTLDEEFWRKNNPETKARSEGLASQLGAAIDKLQRELDAAQADGDARRIKEAEEALAARRVWLDALGS, via the coding sequence GTGGCTGACAACGATCAGACCCCCTGGGGCCGCGTCGACGAGACGGGCACCGTCTTCCTGCGCGAGGGCGACGGCGAACGCGCCGTCGGCCAGTACCCCGACGGGACCCCCGAGGAGGCGCTGGCCTACTTCCAGCGCAAGTACACCGACCTCGCCGGCCAGGTGACGCTCCTCGAGCAGCGCGCCAAGCGCGGGGCTCCCGCGGCCGACGTCTCGAAGGCCGTCGCGCACCTCATCGAGGCGGTCGAGGGCGCGAACGCCGTCGGCGACCTCGCCGCCCTGCGCGGCCGGCTCGACGTCCTCGCCGCGACGGTGGGCGAGCTCACCGAGAAGCAGGGCGAGGAGCAGCGCCAGGTGGTGCAGGGCGCCATCGCGGAGCGCACCGCGATCGTCGAGGAGACGGAGCGGCTCGCGAGCCAGGACTTCTCGAAGGTGCAGTGGAAGCAGCTGACCGCCGAGGTCGACGCGCTGTTCAGCCGGTGGCAGCAGCACCAGCAGACGGGTCCGCGCCTTCCCAAGAACGAGGCCAACGAGCTCTGGAAGCGCTTCCGCACGGCGCGCTCCACCATCGACACCGAGCGCAAGGCGTTCTTCGCCGAGCTCGACAACGCGCACAAGGACGCGCGTTCGAAGAAGCAGGCCATCGTCGAGCAGGCGCGTGCGCTCGAGCCGCAGGGCGTCGGCGGGATCCCCGCCTACCGCCGCCTGCTCGACGAGTGGAAGCTCGCGGGGCGGGCCGGCAAGCGCTACGACGACGCGCTCTGGGCGCAGTTCAAGGCCGCCGGCGACGTGCTCTACGGCGCCAAGGCCGAGGTCGACGCGGCGGACGACGAGGAGCAGCAGGCCAACCTGCAGGCCAAGCTCGCGCTCCTCGACGAGGCCGAGCCCATCCTCCAGATCACCGAGCGCACCGCGGCGCGTGACAAGCTGACCGCCGTGCAGCTCCGCTGGGACGCGATCGGCCGCGTGCCCCGCGACAGCGTCAAGACCGTGGAGGACCGCCTCCGCAAGGTCGAGACGCACGTCCGCACGCTCGACGAGGAGTTCTGGCGCAAGAACAACCCGGAGACGAAGGCCCGATCGGAGGGCCTCGCCTCCCAGCTGGGCGCCGCGATCGACAAGCTCCAGCGCGAGCTCGACGCGGCCCAGGCCGACGGCGACGCCCGCCGCATCAAGGAGGCGGAGGAGGCGCTGGCCGCCCGCCGCGTCTGGCTGGACGCGCTCGGCTCCTAG